One Zeugodacus cucurbitae isolate PBARC_wt_2022May chromosome 3, idZeuCucr1.2, whole genome shotgun sequence genomic region harbors:
- the LOC105216505 gene encoding uncharacterized protein LOC105216505, with product MRVLYGASDEKFVHSRESLTDEIPIHSKVESYHFGDIPFLRTQGPTFDKNSLPIVFRVSPDTLLNLASNIVDKLPLPSVYEWTIEDVCRWIRQYGYRHYQNTFRVNFITGRKLLLVDAKALTSMNIRNFDDIKHIAYGIRQLFLFEMTKFMRSISLPPQHYYELYKLFRVNTGRTYDMTTRTDLWRSMQLIRKRKPYLSHWETLERWLAHPHESDNVELIGDAPRYRLYQCKAAKRTTKHSISKKGSIICKCVPPCVCFHKENFLKTPTVFTLLKSTRSPDTNYVCHKKYCGDHMPPCTCHWKSANFKFEQILTCLRKELPLRYGADNKRPTQVHSFTSEGLVSRITI from the exons atgcgGGTATTATATGGAGCATCCGATGAAAAATTCGTGCATTCGAGGGAGAGTTTGACCGATGAAATACCCATACACTCCAAAGTAGAAAGCTATCATTTTGGCGATATACCATTTCTCAGAACGCAGGGCCCAACTTTCGACAAGAACTCATTACCCATCGTTTTTCGAGTTTCTCCTGATACTTTGCTCAATCTAGCTTCGAATATAGTGGACAAATTACCATTACCATCGGTCTATGAGTGGACAATTGAGGATGTTTGTAGATGGATACGGCAATATGGCTATCGGCATTATCAG AACACCTTTCGGGTCAACTTCATTACGGGACGTAAACTATTGCTGGTGGATGCAAAGGCCTTGACATCGATGAACATAAGAAACTTCGACGACATCAAGCATATAGCTTACGGCATAAGGCAACTATTTCTCTTTGAGATGACGAAATTTATGCGTAGTATCTCGTTACCACCACAACACTACTACGAATTATACAAACTTTTTCGCGTAAATACTGGTCGCACTTACGATATGACCACACGCACCGATCTATGGCGCAGCATGCAATTAATACGCAAGAGAAAACCATATCTCTCACACTGGGAGACACTCGAACGTTGGTTGGCGCACCCACATGAATCCGATAATGTGGAGCTAATCGGCGATGCGCCACGCTATCGTCTCTATCAATGCAAGGCAgcgaaaagaacaacaaagcatagTATATCAAAGAAGGGAAGCATCATATGCAAGTGTGTGCCGCCATGCGTTTGCTTTCACAAAGAAAACTTCCTCAAAACACCCACTGTATTCACATTGCTTAAGTCCACGCGTTCCCCGGATACAAATTATGTGTGTCATAAGAAATATTGCGGAGACCATATGCCACCGTGTACTTGTCACTGGAAATctgcaaatttcaaatttgaacaGATACTAACGTGTTTACGCAAAGAATTACCGCTTCGATATGGTGCGGATAATAAGCGTCCAACTCAGGTACACTCGTTCACGAGTGAAGGCTTGGTCAGCCGAATCacaatataa
- the LOC105216506 gene encoding beta-1,3-glucosyltransferase: MYRICSIFFVVILLRTTNIATEPTGVLFLISSQDTTYHRPLAARLRDDIINQAESQFSNTDYIITVHMLHEIFNFPSYWAIKNAIPLVRSKLLGEHVKWVVWLEESTHVSLQPLLEQLALEDATRHIYLGHALYEDQANIRHHFAFHKDSEWFPFPFQRAGIVFSRALIVKTAEAMESAHLYSSPFIIDMEHELALFIYNEVKSNDVDVERSSEGLTGAATSNSTKRVLMHKAHYICARLDENAHDNMTEKCAMYAKPMDRSHCNSLRAHNIFFAVKTCKRFHFERIPIIKSTWGPIATHIRYYSDVADSKIPTRTTGVPNTEIGHCDKTLTILKLALQEIDEFNTNLENAVPKQDEHARIYWLVLADDDTLLSIPNLCTLLGCFNHTNNIYLGERYGFHHNINNGFNYITSGGGVAMSLPAVRKLIGHCHCNHPQDADDMLLGMCFTNLDVPIIHSQQFHQLRPQDYPVELLALDPPISFHKFYDLDPISAYKLYFDNADQQLLLNTKELSYK, translated from the exons ATGTATCGGATTTGCAGTATCTTCTTTGTCGTAATATTGCTAAGGACTACGAATATAGCTACAG AACCCACAGGGGTATTGTTCCTCATCTCCAGTCAGGACACCACGTACCATCGTCCATTAGCAGCACGTCTACGCGATGACATTATTAACCAAGCCGAAAGCCAATTCTCCAATACCGACTACATCATCACGGTGCATATGTTAcatgaaatattcaattttccaAGTTATTGGGCGATAAAGAATGCAATACCCTTGGTGCGTTCCAAGTTACTGGGCGAGCATGTCAAATGGGTGGTTTGGTTGGAGGAGAGTACACATGTCTCACTGCAGCCGCTTTTGGAGCAGTTAGCGCTGGAAGATGCCACGCGA CACATTTATTTGGGCCATGCGCTCTATGAGGATCAGGCCAATATCAGACatcattttgcttttcataaagaTTCTGAGTggtttccatttccatttcaaCGCGCAGGCATTGTCTTTTCAAGAGCTTTGATCGT CAAAACTGCAGAGGCTATGGAGTCAGCGCATCTTTATAGTTCCCCTTTCATCATTGATATGGAACACGAACTGGCGCTATTCATATATAACGAAGTAAAATCTAATGATGTTGATGTCGAGCGCAGTTCCGAAGGACTCACAGGAGCCGCTACGTCAAATTCGACGAAGAGAGTATTGATGCATAAGGCGCACTATATTTGTGCGCGATTGGACGAGAATGCACACGACAATATGACCGAAAAGTGTGCAATGTATGCCAAGCCAATGGATAGGAGCCATTGC AATTCGCTGAGAGCGCACAATATTTTCTTTGCCGTCAAAACATGTAAGCGCTTTCACTTCGAACGAATACCGATCATTAAATCAACCTGGGGTCCAATAGCTACGCATATTCGTTACTACAGCGATGTTGCTG ATTCGAAAATTCCCACAAGAACTACCGGTGTGCCCAACACCGAAATCGGCCACTGTGATAAGACGCTTACTATATTGAAATTGGCGCTACAAGAGATTGACGAATTTAACACAAATTTGGAAAATGCAGTGCCTAAGCAAGATGAACACGCACGCATTTATTGGCTCGTTTTGGCCGATGATGATACGTTATTAAG tattcCCAACCTCTGCACATTGCTCGGCTGTTTCAATcatacaaacaatatttatCTCGGCGAACGTTACGGGTTCcatcataatataaataacggtTTCAATTACATAACCAGTGGTGGTGGTGTGGCCATGAGTTTGCCCGCTGTACGTAAATTAATCGGCCATTGTCACTGCAACCATCCGCAAGATGCCGATGATATGTTGCTGGGCATGTGCTTTACCAATTTGGATGTGCCGATCATTCATTCTCAGCAGTTTCATCAG CTCCGTCCACAGGACTACCCTGTCGAATTGTTAGCGCTTGATCCGCCTATCTCATTTCATAAGTTCTACGATTTGGATCCAATCTCTGCATATAAGCTTTACTTCGATAATGCTGATCAACAGTTGTTACTAAATACAAAGGAACtaagttataaataa
- the LOC128920263 gene encoding proteoglycan 4-like gives MAKIFEIFSVILAFLAITNAASIDLTACEITTVPPCITTPAPTTCITTPKPTTPKPTPKPTTPAPTTCITTPAPTTPAPTTPAPTTPKATPRPTTPAPTTCITTPAPTTPKPTTPKPTTPKATSRSTTPAPTTCITTPAPTSPAPTTPAPTTPKATPRPTTPVPTTCITTPAPTTPKATPRPTIPAPTTCITTPAPTTPKPTTPKATSRSTTPAPTTCITTPAPTTPKPTTPKPTPKPTTPAPTTCITTPAPTTPAPTTPAPTTPAPTTPKATPRPTTPAPSTCITTPTPTTPAPTTLAPTTQAPTTPKATPRSTTPAPTTCITTPAPTTPKPTTPKATSRSTTPAPTTCITTPAPTTPAPTTLKPTTPKATPRPTTPAPTTCITTPAPTTPKLTTPKPTPKPTTPAPTTCITTPAPTTPKATPRPTTPAPTTCITTPAPTTPAPTTPAPTTPAPTTPKATPRPTTPAPTTCITTPAPTTPKPTTPKATSRSTTPAPTTCITTPAPTTPAPTTPAPTTPKATPRPTTPAPTTCITTPAPTTPKLTTPKPTPKPTTPAPTTCITTPAPTTPKPTTPKPTPKPTTPAPTTCITTPAPTTPAPTTPAPTTPAPTTPKATPRPTTPAPTTCITTPAPTTPKPTTPKPTPKPTTPAPTTPKATPRPTTPAPTPCITTPAPTPCITTPAPTPCPNSVVANSNSKLITSYQPTDSKNLENICLDKRNGFLLPSLRSCNDYYICRNGDAVQLSCGKLHYNPLKGLCDRPEYAGCANRF, from the exons atggCAAAAATTTTTG AAATTTTCAGTGTGATTTTAGCCTTTCTGGCTATAACCAATGCTGCATCGATAGACCTAACAGCATGTGAGATTACAACTGTTCCTCCATGCATAACGACCCCAGCTCCAACAACGTGCATAACAACTCCAAAACCGACAACCCCAAAACCTACACCTAAACCAACGACTCCAGCACCAACAACGTGCATAACAACTCCAGCACCAACAACTCCAGCACCAACGACTCCAGCACCAACAACTCCAAAAGCCACACCTCGCCCAACGACCCCAGCACCAACAACGTGCATAACCACTCCAGCACCAACAACTCCCAAACCGACAACCCCAAAACCAACAACCCCAAAAGCTACATCTCGATCAACGACCCCAGCCCCCACAACGTGCATAACAACCCCAGCACCAACATCTCCAGCACCAACGACTCCAGCACCAACTACTCCAAAAGCCACACCTCGCCCAACGACCCCAGTACCAACAACGTGCATAACCACTCCAGCACCAACAACTCCAAAAGCCACACCTCGCCCAACGATCCCAGCACCAACAACGTGCATAACCACTCCAGCACCAACAACTCCCAAACCGACAACCCCAAAAGCTACATCTCGATCAACGACTCCAGCTCCTACAACGTGCATAACAACCCCAGCACCAACAACTCCAAAACCGACAACCCCAAAACCTACACCTAAACCAACGACTCCAGCACCAACAACGTGCATAACAACTCCAGCACCAACAACTCCAGCACCAACAACTCCAGCACCAACGACTCCAGCACCAACAACTCCAAAAGCCACACCTCGCCCAACGACCCCAGCACCATCAACGTGCATAACAACTCCAACACCAACAACTCCAGCACCAACGACTCTAGCACCAACGACTCAAGCACCAACAACTCCAAAAGCCACACCTCGCTCAACGACCCCAGCACCAACAACGTGCATAACCACTCCAGCACCAACAACTCCCAAACCAACAACCCCAAAAGCTACATCTCGATCAACGACTCCAGCTCCTACAACGTGCATAACAACCCCAGCACCAACAACTCCAGCACCAACGACTCTAAAACCGACAACTCCAAAAGCCACACCTCGCCCAACGACCCCAGCACCAACAACATGCATAACCACTCCAGCACCAACAACTCCAAAACTGACAACCCCAAAACCTACACCTAAACCAACGACTCCAGCACCAACAACGTGCATAACCACTCCAGCACCAACAACTCCAAAAGCCACACCTCGCCCAACGACCCCAGCACCAACAACGTGCATAACAACCCCAGCACCAACAACTCCAGCACCAACGACTCCAGCACCAACGACTCCAGCACCAACAACTCCAAAAGCCACACCTCGCCCAACGACCCCAGCACCAACAACGTGCATAACCACTCCAGCACCAACAACTCCCAAACCAACAACCCCAAAAGCTACATCTCGATCAACGACCCCAGCTCCCACAACGTGCATAACAACCCCAGCACCAACAACTCCAGCACCAACGACTCCAGCACCAACAACTCCAAAAGCCACACCTCGCCCAACGACCCCAGCACCAACAACATGCATAACCACTCCAGCACCAACAACTCCAAAACTGACAACCCCAAAACCTACACCTAAACCAACGACTCCAGCACCAACAACGTGCATAACCACTCCAGCACCAACAACTCCAAAACCGACAACCCCAAAACCTACACCTAAACCAACGACTCCAGCACCAACAACGTGCATAACAACTCCAGCACCAACAACTCCAGCACCAACGACTCCAGCACCAACGACTCCAGCACCAACAACTCCAAAAGCCACACCTCGCCCAACGACCCCAGCACCAACAACGTGCATAACCACTCCAGCACCAACAACTCCAAAACCGACAACCCCAAAACCTACACCTAAACCAACGACTCCAGCACCAACAACTCCAAAAGCCACACCTAGACCAACGACCCCAGCACCAACACCGTGCATAACCACTCCAGCACCAACACCGTGCATAACAACCCCAGCGCCCACACCATGCCCAAACTCAGTTGTCGCCAATTCCAACAGTAAACTAATCACTTCCTATCAGCCTACAGATTCTAAGAATTTGGAGAATATTTGCTTGGATAAAAGGAACGGCTTTTTGTTACCTTCGCTGAGAAGTTGTAACGATTATTACATTTGCCGCAATGGAGATGCCGTCCAACTCAGCTGCGGCAAACTTCATTACAATCCTTTGAAGGGACTCTGCGATCGACCTGAATACGCTGGTTGTGCCAACCGATTCTAA